The Stratiformator vulcanicus genome has a segment encoding these proteins:
- a CDS encoding sulfatase-like hydrolase/transferase, whose amino-acid sequence MLRYVIFCLALIACAGASAAERPNFVFVLIDDMGWGDLSCFGSEMAETPQLDKLAAAGIRFEQFYVNSPICSPSRAAFLTGRYPQRDRIGSYLSHRKHNRSRGIADWLDPEVPTLSALLQQAGYATGHFGKWHLGGQRDVEDAPQISQYGFDKSLTNFEGLGPKLLPITLRPGPNGEVIRKRIWSDAERLGGPVEWRVRSKITSGFADAAIQFIGAAQAKDQPFYVNVWPDDVHTPLFPSPERWSEETRDRYVAVLEEMDNQFAPLLDRIRGDAKLRDNTVILVCSDNGPEQNCGTAGPFRGIKATLLEGGIRSPLIVWAPGLMPPSSQGTRDQTSVLCALDIAPSLAAIAGVEVSEGAFRDGENLSATLLGQNAKSRSGPIFFRRPPDRKDYRFLKNLPDLAVRSGEWKLLCDYDGQRPQLYRIEDDAGESNNLAPQRPDVTNRLTNLVIEWNAKLPPDAAMQSATSRQ is encoded by the coding sequence ATGCTTCGATACGTTATATTTTGTTTGGCCTTAATCGCGTGCGCCGGCGCTTCGGCGGCGGAGCGGCCGAATTTTGTATTCGTATTGATCGACGACATGGGCTGGGGCGACTTGAGCTGCTTTGGCAGCGAGATGGCCGAGACACCGCAGCTCGACAAATTAGCGGCCGCGGGAATTCGCTTCGAACAGTTCTATGTCAACTCGCCGATCTGCTCGCCGTCGCGCGCGGCATTCCTGACCGGACGCTATCCGCAACGCGACCGGATCGGCTCGTATCTGTCCCACCGCAAACACAATCGAAGCCGCGGCATTGCCGATTGGCTTGACCCCGAAGTGCCGACGCTTTCCGCACTCTTACAGCAAGCTGGCTACGCGACCGGTCACTTCGGCAAATGGCATCTCGGCGGGCAGCGTGACGTCGAAGATGCCCCGCAGATCAGCCAATACGGTTTCGACAAATCGCTGACGAACTTCGAAGGCCTCGGCCCGAAACTGCTTCCGATCACGCTGCGTCCCGGACCAAACGGCGAAGTGATCCGCAAACGAATTTGGTCGGACGCCGAACGTCTCGGCGGCCCGGTCGAGTGGCGTGTCCGCTCCAAAATCACATCCGGCTTTGCCGATGCTGCGATTCAATTTATTGGCGCTGCCCAAGCGAAGGACCAACCGTTTTACGTCAACGTCTGGCCGGACGATGTTCACACGCCCCTGTTTCCCTCGCCCGAGCGATGGAGCGAAGAGACTCGCGACCGATACGTCGCCGTGCTCGAAGAAATGGACAACCAGTTCGCTCCGCTATTGGATCGCATTCGCGGCGACGCAAAGCTGCGTGATAACACGGTGATCCTCGTCTGCTCGGACAACGGCCCCGAGCAGAACTGCGGCACGGCCGGGCCATTCCGCGGTATTAAGGCGACGCTACTCGAAGGGGGCATTCGCTCTCCCCTGATCGTGTGGGCTCCGGGGCTGATGCCGCCGTCTTCTCAAGGAACACGGGATCAGACATCGGTCCTCTGTGCCCTCGACATCGCACCGTCACTGGCGGCCATTGCCGGGGTCGAAGTTTCGGAGGGAGCGTTTCGCGACGGTGAAAACCTTTCGGCAACACTACTGGGTCAGAACGCGAAATCGCGATCCGGACCAATATTTTTCAGACGTCCGCCTGATCGCAAGGACTATCGGTTCCTTAAGAATCTGCCTGACCTCGCGGTTCGGTCCGGCGAATGGAAATTACTGTGCGACTACGACGGCCAGCGACCGCAGCTTTATCGGATTGAAGACGACGCGGGGGAATCGAATAATTTGGCACCGCAGCGACCCGACGTCACGAACCGACTGACCAATTTGGTTATCGAGTGGAACGCAAAGCTTCCCCCCGATGCGGCAATGCAAAGCGCAACCTCTCGCCAATAA
- a CDS encoding PSD1 and planctomycete cytochrome C domain-containing protein — translation MLRALSIFALFVSSASLAMADVSFTSDVKPILARRCFACHGPDDAESGLALHERDSAFGEADSGLAAIVPGKPGESELIRRITSEDEFEKMPPEGDPVPAEEIATLRKWIAEGAKWEKHWAFRPLERPEIPEVQNTEQVANPIDAFILKRLEDSGLNPNPPADRAALLRRVYYDLTGLPPSPEEVEQFLENESPDAYEQVVDRLLASPRYGERWARHWLDVVRFAETNSFERDAPKPFAWKYRDYVIRSFNADKPYDQFVREQLAGDELDEVTPETVTATGYYRLGTYDDEPADKLLARYDQFDDLITTTGQGLLGLTLNCARCHDHKIDPIPATDYYGMLAFFRGLTPYARGKNPAINSLTDVSPKEVKAAYARLDNEERRLTREIVKIEERAIDEMPGPMQRATEGRKRKQVLDKHLGDYLNESEAEQYRSLVEHRESIRSQRRELPDREMVLSVAKCDATPEATHVLLRGSPQAEGDPVAPRFPEIFETALPELPEVEEGARSSGRRRVLAEWITSPDNRLTSRVMVNRIWQHHFGRGIVRSPNNFGQLGVPPTHPKLLDWLATEFVRRDWQMKPLHRLIVTSNTYRMSSAGSEEALKADPANDLFWRFNMQRLSAEEIRDSLFAINGRLNLKMYGPGFYPDISDEVMQGQSKPGEGWGDSSLKEQARRSIYIHVKRSLIPPLLANFDFPETDSSCEARFRTTQPGQALGLLNGEFVHREAGFFAKRLRDECGDKAHAQVARGLALVSGHEPSQDEIEAGLKLIDTLETEHGLTSDEALRLFCLSLYNRNEFIYLD, via the coding sequence ATGTTGCGCGCCCTCTCAATTTTCGCGTTATTCGTATCATCAGCGTCGTTGGCGATGGCTGATGTCAGCTTCACCAGTGATGTGAAGCCGATTCTCGCGCGGCGGTGCTTCGCATGTCACGGCCCGGACGATGCCGAGTCGGGACTCGCCCTGCACGAACGAGATTCGGCCTTCGGTGAGGCTGATTCCGGACTCGCAGCAATCGTGCCCGGCAAGCCGGGCGAGAGCGAACTGATCCGGCGGATCACCTCCGAGGACGAGTTCGAGAAGATGCCGCCGGAAGGCGATCCGGTCCCCGCTGAGGAGATCGCCACGCTGCGGAAATGGATCGCCGAAGGAGCGAAGTGGGAGAAGCATTGGGCGTTCCGGCCCCTTGAACGGCCTGAGATTCCCGAGGTGCAGAACACCGAACAGGTCGCCAATCCGATCGATGCTTTCATTCTCAAGCGGCTCGAAGATTCGGGGCTGAACCCGAACCCCCCCGCTGATCGAGCCGCACTGCTGCGACGGGTCTATTACGATCTGACTGGCTTGCCGCCGTCCCCGGAAGAGGTCGAGCAATTTCTTGAGAACGAATCACCCGACGCGTACGAGCAGGTCGTCGATCGACTTCTCGCATCGCCTCGCTACGGAGAGCGTTGGGCGCGGCATTGGCTCGATGTCGTTCGTTTCGCCGAGACAAACAGCTTTGAAAGAGACGCCCCGAAGCCCTTTGCGTGGAAGTACCGCGACTATGTCATTCGCTCGTTCAATGCCGACAAGCCGTACGATCAGTTCGTGCGGGAACAACTCGCGGGAGACGAACTCGACGAGGTCACTCCCGAAACGGTCACGGCAACCGGTTACTATCGCCTGGGCACATACGATGACGAGCCGGCTGACAAGCTGCTGGCCCGCTATGACCAGTTTGACGATCTGATTACGACCACCGGACAGGGCCTGCTGGGGCTGACGCTCAATTGCGCCCGCTGCCACGATCACAAGATCGATCCGATCCCCGCGACCGACTACTACGGGATGCTCGCGTTCTTCCGCGGCCTGACGCCCTATGCCCGCGGCAAAAATCCCGCGATCAACAGCCTGACCGACGTCTCGCCGAAGGAGGTCAAGGCGGCCTACGCCCGGCTCGACAACGAAGAGCGACGCCTCACTCGGGAGATCGTCAAGATTGAGGAGCGGGCCATTGATGAGATGCCCGGACCTATGCAGAGAGCCACCGAAGGCCGCAAGCGGAAGCAAGTTCTCGACAAGCACCTCGGCGACTATCTGAACGAATCGGAAGCCGAGCAGTATCGCTCACTGGTCGAGCACCGCGAGAGCATTCGCAGTCAGCGGCGGGAACTGCCCGACCGAGAGATGGTCCTCAGTGTGGCGAAATGCGACGCAACGCCGGAAGCGACGCACGTACTGCTTCGCGGATCACCGCAGGCCGAGGGAGATCCTGTCGCTCCGCGTTTTCCCGAGATTTTCGAGACCGCCCTGCCGGAACTGCCGGAGGTCGAAGAGGGAGCCCGATCTTCGGGACGCCGCCGCGTGCTCGCCGAATGGATTACCTCGCCCGACAACCGCCTGACCTCGCGGGTGATGGTCAACCGCATCTGGCAGCATCACTTCGGCCGCGGGATCGTGCGGAGCCCGAACAACTTCGGTCAATTGGGAGTCCCGCCGACGCACCCGAAACTTCTTGACTGGCTGGCGACCGAGTTTGTCCGTCGTGATTGGCAGATGAAGCCGCTGCATCGGTTGATCGTCACTTCAAACACTTATCGCATGTCGTCGGCCGGTAGCGAAGAGGCCCTTAAAGCTGATCCCGCCAATGACCTCTTTTGGCGATTTAATATGCAGCGGCTCAGTGCTGAAGAGATTCGCGACTCGCTTTTCGCGATAAACGGGCGGCTCAATTTAAAAATGTACGGCCCGGGTTTTTATCCCGACATCTCCGATGAAGTGATGCAGGGTCAATCGAAGCCGGGCGAAGGTTGGGGTGACTCTTCGCTGAAAGAACAAGCCCGCCGAAGCATCTATATCCACGTGAAGCGATCGCTCATCCCGCCGCTGCTCGCGAATTTCGACTTCCCCGAGACCGACTCAAGCTGCGAAGCACGATTCCGCACGACGCAGCCGGGGCAGGCGCTGGGTCTGCTCAACGGTGAGTTCGTGCATCGTGAAGCGGGCTTCTTCGCCAAGCGATTGCGAGACGAGTGCGGCGACAAGGCCCACGCTCAGGTCGCTCGGGGATTGGCACTTGTCTCCGGTCACGAGCCGTCACAGGACGAAATTGAGGCCGGGTTGAAATTGATCGACACGCTCGAAACCGAACACGGACTCACATCGGATGAAGCCCTGCGGCTGTTCTGCCTGAGTCTCTATAACCGGAACGAATTTATTTATCTCGATTAA